The following are from one region of the Paraglaciecola sp. L1A13 genome:
- a CDS encoding 3-deoxy-D-manno-octulosonic acid transferase, with translation MNITLSSKRKERFSLWGYTLVLWILLPFLFLHFCYQFLTKKLANSKTRIQRFGFNLSTAVPGGLLIHCVSVGEVVAAANVISAIRKTHPNIPITLTTTTVTGAKQANDLFKDTITHCYLPIDTGWMMRRLLKRAAPSQVIITEVELWPNMIHQCWRRDIPVSVINARMTDRSARTYGKISALFVPMLHKLSKICAQGERDFSNYQMLGAPTNTLVLTNNIKFEQPARPEAHHQAEDFANAFGISKRPIIVAGSTHAPEEKVLLVAHQRVLDQHPNVLLVIVPRHPQRFNDVYQICQASGLNCIRSSDGSQNGGDPDKAQVLLVDEMGKLQALYALAIIAFVGGSIADRGGHNALEPAAYEVPILMGPHRYNNPAICQVLAEKGALFEVNNAEQIYQLVTAWLTDESARKHAGQAGKRVLQENSGAVNATLKALGFS, from the coding sequence ATGAACATCACCTTATCCTCAAAACGAAAAGAGCGCTTCAGTCTATGGGGTTATACTCTAGTGCTGTGGATTTTGTTACCTTTTTTGTTTTTGCATTTTTGTTACCAATTTTTGACTAAAAAATTAGCCAATTCAAAAACTCGCATTCAACGCTTTGGATTCAATTTGAGCACAGCAGTACCCGGCGGCTTGTTGATCCATTGTGTCTCGGTGGGAGAAGTAGTCGCCGCAGCCAACGTCATCAGCGCAATTCGCAAAACACACCCAAACATCCCTATAACATTGACCACTACGACTGTTACTGGCGCCAAACAAGCTAACGATTTATTCAAAGATACTATTACCCACTGTTATTTGCCGATCGATACTGGCTGGATGATGCGCCGCCTCCTCAAGCGCGCCGCCCCATCTCAGGTCATCATCACAGAAGTAGAGCTTTGGCCCAATATGATTCACCAATGTTGGCGCCGAGATATTCCTGTATCGGTGATTAATGCACGCATGACAGATCGCTCAGCGCGTACCTATGGAAAAATATCAGCACTCTTTGTGCCTATGCTGCATAAATTGAGTAAAATCTGCGCCCAAGGCGAGCGAGATTTTAGTAATTATCAAATGTTAGGTGCGCCAACCAATACCTTGGTGCTGACCAATAATATTAAATTTGAGCAGCCTGCTCGGCCTGAGGCCCATCATCAAGCGGAAGATTTCGCCAATGCTTTTGGTATTTCCAAGCGCCCCATCATTGTTGCGGGCAGTACTCATGCTCCTGAAGAAAAAGTGCTACTCGTCGCCCACCAGCGAGTACTCGACCAACACCCCAATGTATTGCTAGTGATTGTACCCCGCCATCCACAGCGCTTTAATGATGTGTATCAGATTTGCCAAGCAAGTGGGCTGAACTGTATACGCTCGTCTGATGGCAGCCAGAATGGGGGGGATCCTGACAAAGCACAGGTATTGCTAGTCGATGAAATGGGCAAACTACAAGCCTTATATGCCTTAGCCATTATCGCTTTCGTGGGTGGCAGTATCGCCGATCGGGGTGGGCATAATGCATTAGAGCCTGCCGCCTATGAAGTCCCCATTTTAATGGGCCCCCATCGCTACAATAATCCTGCGATATGTCAGGTTTTAGCGGAAAAAGGCGCACTGTTCGAGGTCAATAATGCTGAGCAAATTTATCAGCTGGTAACGGCGTGGCTAACCGATGAAAGTGCACGTAAACATGCGGGACAAGCAGGAAAACGTGTATTACAAGAAAACAGTGGCGCGGTTAACGCCACATTAAAAGCCTTAGGATTTTCCTAA
- a CDS encoding glycosyltransferase family 4 protein, whose translation MDHGEANVSRNEEVELILGNSNSNFSGVTSTMLQVMSYQRKLMNLRVMGTHYLPDETQAMTFWQVAKMCRKPLKNGKYRIFHARRVDEMIQAVVLKYIFGAKIKMVFSSAAQRFRSGSTLWLTRKMDAVVAISKASAKYLAEPPNAIIPHGIQIENFAPADNKEQAWQALGYGGKYGIGILGRVRKQKGVHLFVDACIEVLPKYPDYTAVVVGAISSSHQEFVDELKAKIAKAGLSERIVFTGELPFARIPPIFSALSMVSALSDNEGFGLTVLEAMSCSAAVLATQAGAWEEIIREDIDGHVVPVNDLPAVTAKMDSLLSDPKVLHEKGLAGRARVLEHYTVEREAKALVDLFKSLQ comes from the coding sequence ATGGATCACGGTGAAGCAAACGTCTCGAGAAATGAAGAAGTCGAGCTGATTTTAGGAAACTCAAATTCCAATTTCTCTGGTGTGACCTCAACGATGTTGCAGGTTATGTCTTATCAGCGAAAGTTGATGAACTTGCGGGTTATGGGAACACACTATTTGCCTGATGAAACTCAGGCAATGACATTTTGGCAAGTGGCAAAAATGTGCCGTAAGCCATTGAAAAATGGTAAGTATCGGATTTTTCATGCGCGACGAGTGGATGAGATGATCCAAGCGGTTGTGCTCAAATATATCTTTGGCGCAAAAATTAAAATGGTGTTTAGCTCCGCTGCCCAGCGATTTCGTTCTGGCTCTACGTTATGGCTGACCCGAAAAATGGACGCTGTTGTGGCGATAAGTAAAGCATCTGCCAAGTATTTAGCTGAGCCGCCAAATGCCATTATTCCTCATGGCATTCAAATTGAAAATTTCGCTCCTGCTGACAACAAAGAGCAGGCTTGGCAAGCATTAGGTTACGGGGGCAAATACGGCATTGGTATTTTAGGGCGAGTGCGAAAGCAAAAGGGCGTGCACTTATTCGTGGATGCCTGCATCGAAGTATTGCCTAAATACCCAGATTACACTGCTGTGGTAGTGGGGGCGATATCATCCAGTCACCAAGAGTTTGTCGATGAGCTTAAAGCTAAAATTGCTAAAGCAGGTTTGAGTGAGCGTATTGTATTTACTGGAGAATTACCGTTTGCACGCATACCACCTATTTTTAGCGCCTTGTCCATGGTATCTGCGTTAAGTGATAATGAAGGTTTTGGGCTAACGGTACTTGAAGCGATGAGTTGCAGTGCAGCGGTCTTGGCGACTCAGGCGGGGGCTTGGGAAGAAATAATTCGTGAAGACATAGATGGCCATGTAGTGCCTGTTAATGACTTGCCGGCAGTCACGGCAAAAATGGATTCTCTACTATCAGACCCCAAAGTGTTACATGAAAAAGGTCTAGCTGGCCGTGCTAGAGTATTAGAGCATTATACCGTTGAGCGTGAAGCAAAAGCCTTGGTCGATTTATTCAAAAGTTTGCAATAA
- a CDS encoding TonB-dependent receptor, translating to MIKSSILFSFLIFSLTHPSVSSAGDVVWHGFGAQGIIQSSDSNYINDSGDVSLRLTEVGLNASYRINQKLRVSAQGIYINGGNRFGEGLRIDYLFLDYQLLNSNSWNINAHLGRYKNYHWLYSATRDVPHTMPSIVLPQSSYFDAFRDVSLGSDGLSLTAQHLNSLGEWDVRLSHGSSRVKDEQTENLMSKLATGDLEHDFDTQFSVSFSPLSSGLSLGMSLLKTKFSYHSSDNDVFTDGSARLSRIMLSLSYSAEYWDINAEAMHEESKFKGLFPEGRDENGISEGLYIQGRYFIHPDVTLLVRFDTFDANRDDRNGIKYQQNSGGTIPNYFAYRDQLTLGASWDFSTNWRVRAEYHKIDGRARLAPVFIPDTVTNDSQYWDIWALQIIYWF from the coding sequence GTGATCAAATCAAGCATACTTTTTTCGTTTCTCATTTTCTCGCTTACTCACCCTAGTGTGAGTTCGGCTGGTGACGTTGTATGGCACGGCTTTGGTGCGCAAGGCATTATCCAGTCCAGCGACAGCAATTATATTAATGACAGCGGTGATGTATCGTTACGCTTAACTGAAGTGGGGCTTAATGCATCTTATCGTATTAATCAAAAGCTAAGAGTGTCAGCTCAGGGTATCTATATCAATGGTGGTAATCGGTTTGGTGAAGGATTGCGAATAGACTATTTATTTCTAGATTATCAGCTGCTTAACTCCAACAGTTGGAATATTAACGCGCATCTAGGACGTTATAAAAATTACCATTGGTTATATTCCGCAACACGCGATGTACCACACACCATGCCCTCTATTGTTTTGCCTCAGTCGTCATATTTTGATGCATTTCGCGATGTGTCTTTAGGCAGCGATGGTCTTTCCTTAACTGCGCAACACTTGAATTCACTTGGCGAATGGGACGTACGATTGAGCCACGGCAGCTCACGTGTTAAGGATGAGCAAACTGAAAATTTAATGTCTAAACTGGCTACTGGTGATCTTGAACATGATTTTGATACGCAGTTTAGCGTGTCTTTTAGCCCTCTTAGCAGTGGCTTATCATTGGGCATGAGTCTGCTAAAAACTAAATTTAGTTACCATTCGAGTGATAATGATGTTTTCACCGATGGGAGTGCTCGTTTAAGCAGGATCATGTTGAGTCTTTCCTATAGCGCTGAATATTGGGATATCAATGCGGAAGCGATGCATGAAGAAAGCAAATTCAAAGGTTTATTTCCTGAAGGTAGAGACGAAAATGGGATATCCGAAGGCTTGTATATTCAGGGGCGATATTTTATTCACCCTGATGTGACGTTATTGGTAAGGTTCGATACGTTTGATGCCAATAGGGATGACCGAAATGGAATCAAATATCAGCAGAACAGCGGCGGTACTATTCCGAATTATTTTGCCTATCGAGATCAGTTAACACTTGGTGCGTCATGGGATTTTTCAACAAATTGGCGAGTTCGGGCCGAATATCACAAAATTGATGGGCGCGCTCGTTTAGCGCCGGTTTTTATTCCTGATACTGTGACCAATGATTCCCAGTATTGGGATATATGGGCGCTGCAAATTATTTATTGGTTTTAA
- a CDS encoding 3-deoxy-D-manno-octulosonic acid kinase, which translates to MPNIQQITKDSSTIIFDAEIFAAPDLTIFDSQYWRSQQQLTGSATGRGTTYFFEHADNEYVLRHYRRGGLIGKLIDDQYLFRGISRTRPWREFKLLGDMFNLGLPVPEPVAALVTRQGLTYRGDIIIKRIANSKDVFSRLCEGPLPDKIWHAIGACIRQFHDHNVYHHDLNIHNVMLDENNKVWLIDFDKCAIHASNNWKQANVKRLLRSLHKEQNKQPTFYFNEQDWQTLMASYGITP; encoded by the coding sequence ATGCCCAACATTCAGCAAATAACCAAAGACAGCAGCACCATTATATTTGATGCTGAAATATTCGCAGCCCCTGATTTAACTATTTTTGATAGTCAATATTGGCGGTCTCAGCAGCAACTTACCGGCAGCGCCACTGGGCGTGGCACGACCTATTTTTTCGAACACGCTGACAACGAATATGTATTGCGACATTATCGCCGCGGGGGGCTCATTGGTAAACTGATCGATGACCAATACCTGTTTCGTGGAATTTCGCGTACCCGCCCATGGCGTGAGTTCAAATTACTAGGCGATATGTTCAACCTTGGCCTACCCGTACCTGAACCAGTGGCAGCCCTAGTTACGCGTCAAGGTTTGACGTATCGCGGCGATATTATTATCAAGCGAATTGCCAATAGTAAAGACGTATTTAGCCGGCTGTGTGAAGGTCCTCTACCCGATAAGATATGGCATGCTATCGGTGCCTGCATTCGCCAGTTCCACGATCATAACGTGTATCACCATGACCTGAATATTCATAATGTCATGCTCGATGAAAATAATAAGGTCTGGTTAATTGATTTTGACAAGTGTGCCATTCACGCCAGCAATAACTGGAAGCAAGCAAATGTAAAACGTCTGCTACGGTCATTACATAAAGAACAAAATAAACAGCCAACGTTTTATTTCAATGAACAAGACTGGCAAACGTTGATGGCAAGTTATGGTATTACCCCTTAA